GGGCGCGCTCAGCTCGTGCACCCAGTCCATCTTCACGGCGCCGGGGATGTGCCCCGTTTCGTACAGCAGTACGTCCTCGTCGCACTCGACCAGGCGCACCTTGGGATCGGCCAAGTTCTCGGCGACCCATTCGGTGGACACCAGTACCTCGGGATGCGTGTAGCCGCGTGCCTCGATGGAAGCGAGCGGCGCGCTGCTCGCCGTTTCCAACATCGCTAACCTCCTGTCCACTAATGAGCTACGCGCCATTACTAACGAATGGTTCCCTGTTGTCAACACCTTGTCCACATGTTGCGCACATGCGACGGCCGGTTTAGGGCACATGAAGCGCGGGACGGCGGGCGGCGCGTTCGGGGATCGGCGGCGGCGCGCCGGGCCCGCCGGCGCGGCGTGTCAGCGGAGCGGGAACGCCGCCCGGCGCAGCACGGTGCAGCCGAGTGGGACGAGGGTCGTCGCACCGCCGTGCAGCAGGAAGCGCGGCACGTCCCAGGGATGGTCGCCGTCCCCGGCCGCTCGCGCCTCGAGGGTGAGCCCGAGGTCCGGCGCCTTCGAGTCGAGCACGGGAATGCGGTATCCCTGCGCGATGTCCTCGGGAACCACGTCGTAGTCGCACATCCCCTCGATGTCGTAGCGCCTGACGACCTCGAGCCGGTGGTCGAGCGGCATCGCGTACTGGAGCGGTCCGCGCAACACGGCCACCTCGCCGTTGGCGTACGGCTCGCTCCGCACGGCCCAGCCGAACCCGACTCGCACCCGCTCGCCGGCCGCCCACGTCTTCCTGATGCGCCACCAGCCGTCGGTCGCGACGGCCTCGGCGCCGGCGAGAGCCACGTCCATCGTTCCCGGCCAGCCGGGCCGGCGGAGGACCAGCGTGAATTCGACGGGACGCGCCGGCGTGACCGTGAGCTCGATGGCGTCCGAAAACGGATAGCCGGTGTCCTCGGTGATCGTGACGGGGACGTCGCCCACCGACGCGCGCAGCTCGCAGGGGCCGTAGGCGATCGCCGCGAAGCCCTGGTCCGACGCCAGCCGCATCCACATCCGGCTCACGAGCTGGGGCAGGAAGCGCACGGCGTTCGGGTTGCAGCAGCAGGCGACGTCGTCGTGCGTGGGCGAGTACTTGTAGCGACCGCTCGGGGCGCCGGCGGAGTAGCTGTCGGGCCGGGCCGCGGTCGCGAACAGGCGCGTGTCGGCCGAGAGGTAGGCGATGGCGCGCCCGTCGGGGAGCCGCGCGCCCTGCGCGGCGTTGAAAGCGAGCGTCTCCAGGCGGTCGCCCGCGCCGGCGCGCCCGAGCTTCTGCACCGCGCTGGCCAGGCTGAGCGCCAGCTCGGCCGTGGTGCAGAACTCGTAGGCCGATTCGGGGAGCGGCAGGCCGTGGATCGCCTCGTCGCCCGGCAGCGCGCCGCTCGGCAGCCGGTGCCGGTCGAGTCGAAGCAACGCGGTCTCGACCGCCGCCGCGCTCACGCGCTCCGGCGCGGCGGCGTGCGCCCACAGCAGGGCGCGGAGGTGCTCGGCCGTGTGGACGGCGTGTCCGGCGTAGTCGCGCTTGGGGTCCGCGAGGCTCGGCAGGGCGAGGTCGTCGTTGGGGAACGGCCGCGGCATCCGCGAGAACTCCTCGTAGAGCCGCACGCCGGCCTCGGCGTACGCCGCCGCGCCCGTGTCGTCGTGCAGCCGCTCCAGCGCGTCGAGGTAGCAGAGGCCGTGGGTGAGGCCGGTCAGGGCGTCGCGGGCGACGCGCTCGCCGCGGCGGAAGCAGGGCCGCTCCGCGGTGCAGTGGCGCAGCGTGAGGTCCGCGGCGCGGCGGACCGCCTCGAGCGCGCGGGGCTCCCCGGTCGCGTCGTGCCACGCGATCAGCGACAGCAGGGCGCGGCTCTGTGCCCACAGCTCGCCGTTTTCGCCGTCGGCATGCCGATAGCGCTGGTCCGGGGCGTAGATCCCGATGTACCCGTCGGCGTCCTGGGTGGCGAGCAGCCCGCGCATCAGCTCCGCGACCCGCGCCTGGTGCTCCGGCGCGTCGGCCAGGTGGGCCATCATCACGTAGCCCCACAGCCAGTTGCCGCGGGTCTCGGCGTCCCACCACGCCCGCGGCTCGCTGGAGGAAGGGATGCGGTCCCGGAACAGGTCGTGCGCGGCATGCGGGGTGAGCCGGTCCAGGCGCGCGGCGAAGCCGTCCGCGAGGTCGCGCCGCAGCTGGGCCAGCAGCCAGCCGCGCGGCCGCACCGCTCCCAGGGGCAGGGTGCGAAAGGCGGGCCGCGCGAGCGGCGGGTGCATGAGCATCGACTCCCGGTCTCCGAGGAACCGGCCGAATGCTAGCCCGGGTTGCGGGCCCTCGCCAACGGGCGCGCTGCGGCAGCGGGCGGCCGGGTGCCGGGCGCAGCCCGCGGAGGCGCGGCGCCCGGCCCCGGACGGGGGCGGGTGGTGCGGGCCGATCGCAAAGGCCAGAATTAGGTCGTCGGCCGGGCCGTCGCGGCCGACCCAATCTCGAGGGACCCACGATGGACGCTCGCGGAAACGTCACGCGGAAGAGGCTGCTGGCGATCGGACTGCTCGGCCTCGCGGCCGCCGGCGCCCCGATCGCGGCCCAGGCGCAGGCAGGCGCGAGCCGGGCCCGGATCGCGGAAGACGAGGTCGTCTACCAGATCTTCGTGCGCAGCTTCCGCGACGGCAACGGCGACCGGATCGGTGACCTGCGCGGCATCCAGGAGTCGCTCGGCTACCTGCACGACCTCGGCATCACCTCGCTGCTGCTGACGCCGATCAACCCTTCGCCCGCCTATCACAACTACTTCGCTTCGAACTTCTGGGGCGTGGACTCCACGTTCGGCGACATGGCCGCGTTCCACAGCCTCGTGGAAGCGGTGCACGCGCGGGGCATGAAGATCTATCTGGACCGGGAGGACCAGTACGCGACCGGGGACAATCCGTGGTTCAAGGAGTCGCTGGGCCATCCGGACTCCCGGTACAGCCACTATGTCCTCTACAAGGACTCGACCAACGCCGTCCCCGAGCCCATCATCTTCGGCCTCACGGCGCTGCCCTCGTGGGACGGCACCATGATCCCCGTGGCCACCGTGAACCTGCTCGAGCCCGGCGTGCAGCACGATCTCGACAGCCTGTACGTGTCGCTGGTGGACCCCGGCCACGACCGGCGGTTCGCCGACGGGGTGGACGGCTTCCGCCTCGACCACATGATGGACGACCTGGACGGCAGCCCGAAGCTCCCCCACCTGTTCGCCGACTTCTGGGCGCCGCTCTTCGCCAGGGTGCGCGCCGTCAATCCGCGCGTCCGGCTCATCGCCGAGCAGTCGGACTGGGGCTACGGCGAGGACTGGCTGACGCGCGGCGGGGCCGACATGGTCTTCGCGTTCGGGCTCCAGCGCGCGATCGCGTCGTTCAACCGCGATTCGCTGGCCCAGGTGATCCTGGCGACGCTGGCGCACACGCCCCGCGGCAAGGGCCAGCTCGTGTTCATCGAGAATCACGACATGGACCGCTTCGCCTCCCGCGTGGACGGCGACCTGCGGCGGGAGAAGGTGGGCGCCGCGCTCGACGTGCTCCTCGAGGGCACGCCGCTGATCTACTACGGGCAGGAAATCGGGATGAAGGGGAAGCAGTCCCACGCGGCGTTGAACGACGGCAACGACATCCCGGACCGCGAGGCGATGCGCTGGACCCGCCGGCTGGAGGACCCGGGCTCGGCCATCTGGTACAAGGGCCCGGGCCCGTGGTGGACGGAGCGCTACAACCGGGACAGCGACGGTGTCTCGGTCGAGGAGGAAACGCACGACCCCGCGTCGCTCCTGTCGTTCTACCGGCGGCTGCTGGCGGTCCGGCGGAGCCGGCCGGAGATCGTCGCCGGCGACGAGCGCGTGGTCGCGACCGACCGGCCGAGCGTGCTCGCGGTGGTGCGCAGCACGCCGGCGGCGGCCAGCCTGATCCTGGTGAACCTGGCGGACTCGGCGGTGACGGCCAGCGTGGCGCGGGACGTCCTGCCCGCCACGCTCGCCGCGAGCCGGCTCACCGACCTGCTCACCGGAGCGGCCGAGCCGGCGCCGGCCGGCGCGCGGCGGGTCCGGCTTCCCGCGTTCGGGGTCAAGCTCCTGGCGCGCCGGCCTCACCATTGAGGCGGTGGGGGGTATGTTAGGGCCGTGAAGCACGCCCCCCTGGTGCTGAAGCGGGCGCGGCAGCAGACGCGGCCGTGGATCGGGATCAAGGCCGTGGTGGCCGCGGTCGGTCTGACCGTGCTGATGTCGAACGTGACGGTCCCCAACATCCTGATCTGCTACGTCGTGGTGCTCGCGGCGGTGTTCCTGTGGAACGTCGTCCGCGGCGTCGCCCGGATCCGCGCCGAGGAGCGCGCCCACCTCACGCCGCAGCAGATCCAGGATTCGCGCCAGGACGACGTGGACGCGCTGGTCGTCCTGGGCGCCGCGGGGGAGGCCCTGCTGCAGCGGGACGTGGCGGACCTCGCCCAGCAGGAGCAGTGGGTCGCCGACCTGAGCACGTGGTACGCGGCGGTCCGGTCGCGGCTGAAGGACCGGTTCGCGCCGGCCGACGTGGTGGGCTTCGACGCACCGGCGGGCCAGCTGGATTCCGGCCCTGCGGGCCAGGGCTTCAACCCCCAGCACCAGCAGGCGCGGGTGATGCTGTACCGCCGCGTCAAGGCGCTCGAGGCGGTCATCGACCAGTACCGGTACCGGCCGCTGCTGGTACCGCGCCCGTTCCGCGAGGGGTAGGCCGGGCTAGCGTCCCCGCGCGGCGCCGAGGCGCTCGAGCACGCCGCCCAGCGCCTTGATCTCCTCGCCGTAGCGGGCCCAGTCGCCGGCGCGCTGCGCCGCCATCGCGTCGGCGTAGTGCTGCCGCGCCTCGGCGACCAGCGCCTGCTGGGTGTCGCCCGCGGAGGTCGCCGCCGCGGCCGGCACGGCTTCGGCGCGCGGTCCCGCCGACCCGCCGAACAGCTCGCTCAGCGCGCCGTCCAGCGTCTCCGCCATCGCCACCTCGTTCTGGTAGGCCACGACCACGCGCTTGAGCTCGGGGATCTTCCCGCCCGCGGCGCGCAGGTACAGGGGCTGCACGTACAGCAGCGACGTCCCGATCGGGATCACCAGCAGGTCGCCCCAGATGACCTGGGAGCCGTGCTGGTCCCACAGCGAGACCTGCTGCGAGATCTCGGTGTTCTGGTTGATGCGGTTCTCGATCTGCGTCGGGCCGAAGACCAGCGTCTGCCGCGACAGGCGGTAGACCCGCAGCTTCCCGTATTCCGCGCCGTCGTTCCGCGCCACCATCCACGCCGCGAGGTTGTCCTTCCCGCGCGGCGTGAACGGCACCATGTACACGTACTCCTCCTGCGCCTCGCCCGGCAGCTTCATGATGATGTGGCGCATGAAGGGCACCGCTCCGCCGGTGGACCGGTTCACGATCGGGATCTGCCACTGGTCCTCGCGGTGGTAGAAGTCCACCGGCGCGTCCATGTGGTAGGTGGCGTAGAGCCCGGTCTGGATGCGGTAGATCTGGTCCGGGTACCGGAGGTGCGGCTTGAGGTCGGCCGGGAAGCTGTCCAGGGGCGCGAGGATGCCGGGGAACACGCGTGCCCAGGTGCGGACCAGCGGATCGGCCGGGGCGCTGACGAACGCCTTGAGCGAGCCGTCGTACGCGTCGATCACGACCTTGACGCTGTTGCGCATGTAGCTGGTGCCGTCGACGAGCCGCTGGGCGTACGGGTAGCGGTCGGTCGAGGTGTAGCCGTCGAGGATCCACTCGAGCCGGCCCGCCGGCGTGATCACGAGGTACGGATCCGGATCGAACGTCAGGAACGGCAGGGCCTTCTGCGCCCGGCCCAGGATCTCGCGGTTGTAGAGCGCCCGGCTGTCGCTGGTGATGTCCTGCGAGAAGAGCACGTTCGACGAGCCGAACCGCACCGCCAGCAGGAGCTTGCGCCAGACGTTGCCGACCCGCACGCCGCCCGTGCCGGTGTAGGCGGCGTAGACGTCCGCGTCGCCCGACGGGTAGTCGAACTCCCGCTGACGGGTGCCCACGAAGGCGTAGTCGTCGTCCAGCTCGCCGTAGTAGATCTGCGGGCGGGTGACGTTCAGCGAGACGCTCGAGGTGGGCGGCAGGTCCTTCACGAACAGCACCGGCAGTCCCTCGGCGGTGGACTGGTTCACGGGGCCGAGCGTGAGGCCCATCCCGTGGGTGAAGGTGAGGTGCTCGTTGATGAACGTGCGCGTGGGCAGCGAGGCCGGGTTCAGCTCGCGCGGCGAGAGCAGGATCTGGCGGTACTTCCCGTCAATCCAGTAGCGGTCGTCGTCCACCGAGACGAAGTCGTAGTAGGTCCGGATCTCCTGCAGCTGGCCGAAGGTCTGCAGCAGGGGGTCGCGCTCCCACAGCCGCACGTTCTCGATGGTGGGCGTGTTGGCCCTGAGGGTGGCCAGCGTGAGCGGCGTCTCGCTGCCGAGGTCCCGGACCTCGACGCCGTCGAGGCCCCAGGCCGCCCGGGTGGCGGCGATGTGGGCGCGCAGGTACGGCGTCTCCCGCGTCAGCTCGGTGGGCGCCACCACGAACTTCTGCATCACCAGGGGGACCAGGCCGCGCCCGAGCACGGCGATGGCCGCGTAGCCGCCGATGGCGAACAGCGCGTGGCGGAGCAGCCGCTCGCGCAGCCCGCCGACGAGCACCGCGGCGGCGGCCGCCACCGCCGCGACGGCGCACAGCCGCAGCGCCGGCAGGCTGGCGTGGAGGTCCGTGTAGCTGGCGCCGACCAGCGGGCCGGTGGTCGAGTACAGCAGGTTCGAGGCGTCCACCAGCCACAGCTGCGCGGCGGCGACGAGGAACAGCGCCGCGAGCACGGCGGCCAGGTGGATGCCCGCGCGCCGCTCGACGTGCGCGGCGCGGCCGCGGACGGTGAAGGCGCCGCGCAGGGCGTACACCACCAGGAGCAGCAGCAAGGCGAGGAACAGGAGCGCGAACAGGTACGCGAGCACCGCCGCGAGAGCCGGCAGAGTGAAGACGTAGAAGCCGACGTCGCGCCCGAACACCGGGTCCGTCACGCCGAACGGCGTGCGGTTCATCGCCGCCAGCGCCACGTCCCACAGCGACGTGGCCGCGAGGCCGGCGAAGAACGCCAGCACCACCACGATCCACGGGCTCGCCCGCCGCACCGAGCGCGACACGTCGAGTTGCGGCGTCGAGGGCCCCACCCGCATCACCACCGGGTTGAGGACGATGCCGCGCTGCGCGACCCGCAGGTTCAGGTGCAGGATCAGCGCCGTGACGGCGAACCCGGCCAGGAACAGGTCGCCCCGCGCGAGCACCGAGCGGGTGAAGACGACCTGGAAGCCGACCTCCCGGAACCACCACCAGTCGGTGAGGAGGCCCGCGAGCGACGGCACGACGATCAGCGCGAGAACGACGGCGGCCAGCAGGATCAGCCACAGCCGGATGCGGCGCGTGGACGGGCTCACGGATGCACCTCCGCCGGCGCGTGGCTCGCGGGACGCGCCCGCAGCGCGGGCAGCGAATCCAGGACGAACACCACGGGCCCCGGGGTGCCGTCCTCGTTCCACGCCCCGAACTCGGGCGCCCAGTACATCGCGCCGATGCCGCGCGGCGCCTGCTTCATCGTGTTGATCAGGTCCGCCATGAACTGGACGCGTCCCTGGGGTGTCAGGGGCCACATCATGTCCGGGTTGTTCACCACGTGGGAGTTGCCGTAGCCCGTTTCGGCGACCAGGAAGTCCTTGTGGTAGCGCGCAGCGCAGCTGTCCATGTTGGTCACCAGCTCCTCGAGTGTGCCATGGCCCCACTCCGGGTAGAAGCTCTCGGCGATGATGTCGTAGTCCACGTGCGCGGCCTCGAGGTGGTCGAAGAACCACTTGGTCTTCGGCCAGTCGCCGCCGCGGTCGATGTGGATCGCGATCCGGGGCGGCGTGTCGCCGGCGCCTTCCTGCACGCCGCGGATGCCCGCCTTGAGGATGCGCGTCAGGTGGTCCCACTGCAGCGTCGAGTCGTAGGGCGGCGGCGGCAGGTACGCGGTGTCGCCCGGCTCCTCCACCTGGCCGAGCGGCCACAGCGTGCCGCGGGTGATCTCGTTGCCGACCTGCACCCAGTCGGGCATCGCGCCCGCGTCCTTGAGCGCCGTGATGACGTCCCGGCTGTAGCGCTCGACCTGCTGCTCCAGCGAGTCGAAGCTCAGGCCCCGCCACGCGACGGGAATCTCCTGGTGCTGCGGGTCGGCCCAGGTGTCCGAGTAGTGGAGGTCCAGCAGGAAGACCGCCCCGGCCGCCTTGATGCGCCGCGCCAGCGGGATGGTGTTCTCGAGCGAGTTGTCCGGCGCCTGGCGCACCGGCGAGACGAACACGCGCAGCCGGAACGCGTTCCAGCCGTGGTGCTGCAGGATGGTCAGCTCGTCGCCCGCCCGGCCGTTCTCCTGGTAAGTGCGCGGCGGGTGGCCTCGCATCGGCGAGTCGAGGAACGAGACGTCGGCGCCGAGGGCGAACGGCGTGGCCCGCGGCGCCGGTCGCCCGGCGGCCGTGCACGCGGCGGCGGCCGTTCCGAGGAGCAGGGCCGCGGCGGTGAACGCGGAGGCGCGCAGCGGCCGGTGCCGCGTCGGCGCTGCCGTGGTGTCGAGTCGGTGGGAACGCATGGCGGGTCTCCCGTCGTACCGCGCCGGTTCACCGGATGCCGGGATCGTGCGCGGCCCTGATGCCGTGAGTGCCGCCGGCCTACAGTCCCCGCAGGCCGAACGCCTGGGGATCGGCGGCCGCGGCCGCTGCGGCGACGATGCCCACGACGTAGCCGTACGTCTCGTCGGGGATGTCGTCGCGGTGGTGCTCGAGCACCTGCCAGAAGTTGCGGTCCTGCGGCGTGGCTGGGAGGGAAAGGAGCAGGCGCCGGACCAGCGTCTGGCCGGCGTTGTAGCTCGCCATCACCAGCAGCCCGGACCCCTGGGCGTCCACCATGTAGAGGTCGCCCATGTACTTCACCGCGGCCTTGGTCGCGAGGGCGACGTCGTACCGCTGGTCGCGCGGATCGTAGCGCGGCTGGCCCACCAGCGGCCCCACCCGCAGGCCGTACTCCCGCGCCGTCGACGGCAGCAGCTGCCACATTCCCTTGGCGATGCCGAAGCGCGTGTCCGGGCCGACGGCCGCCGGCCGGAAGCGGCTCTCCTGGAAGCCGAGATACACGAGGTCCCTGGGCAGGCTGTTCGCGGTCAGCACCGACTCGATCAGCGCCGGGTAGCCGCGGTCGGTCGCCGTGCGCAGGGCGCTGCTGAACTCGGAGGTGCGGCGCCACTGCGCCACGCGCTGGCGTACGTCGCTGATGAAGCCGTCCGACACGAGCATCGGCGCCTCACCGAGCCGCGCGACGGCCGCGCGGATGGCCCGCACGTCGCCGGGATCGCTGCTCGCCTTGTCGAGCTGGCCGTTCCAGTCCGCGTACACGCCCTCCAGGCGGGCGCGCTGGTCCGCATACTCCTTGCGCTCGGCCGTGCCGGGCTGCAGGTGCGCCACCTCGAGCTCCAGCGTCTTCATGCGGTAGAACACGTCGGCGGCCTGGCGGCGGATCGTCTCGATGCGGCGGTTGACGACGTACAGCCGCACGCCGATGCCGATCGCGGCGACCGCAGCGGCGACCGCCAGCCAGCGGTAGAGGAGGGTGCGCCGGCGCATGCGCTCGTAGAGGTGGCGCACCAGCACCAGGGATTGGCGCTCGTACAGCGAGCGCACGACCGCCATGGTCTTGCGACCGATGCCCGGGCTCGTAGGGGGATCCGAGTGCGTCGACTTCGTCGCCGTGTGGGTGGTCCAAGCCGAGGTCGGCTTAGGGTACGGCAATGCCGCTCCCGGGTCAACCGCCGGCTCCCTGGCGGCCCGGCCGACGCCGGGCGATAGTTTCGGACATGGCGAGATACGGCGACCGCGAGGACGATCTCGTCTCCTATCGGACGCTGCGGCGGGTCGTGGGCGTGCTGGGCGTCGCGCTCCCGGTCGTCCTGGCCGTGTGGGGCTTCGCGCTGTGCGGCTGCGTGCACTTCCAGCCGTCCATCAGCGACTACTACGCCCTGCGCACCCGCGACGCGTTCGTCGGGATCCTGTTCACCATCGCCTGGTTCCTGTTCACCTACCGCGGTTACGACCGGCGGGACGACGTCGCGGGGAATCTCGCCTGCGTGTTCGCACTGGCGGTGGCACTGTTCCCCAACACCGGCTCCAGGATGGAGCGGACCGTCCACTTCACTGCGGCCCTCGCGCTGTTCCTCGTGCTCGCCTACTTCTCGCTGTTCCTGTTCACCCGGTCGGAAGGCGCGCCGACCAACCGCAAGCGCATGCGCAACACCGTTTACCGCGTCTGCGGCGTCGTCATGCTGCTGTGCATCGGGGCGATCGGGCTCAGCTACGCGGCTCTCGGCACGGCGGTCTTCGACGCGCTCCACCCGGTCTTCTGGCTCGAGACCGCGGCGCTGTGGGCGTTCGGCCTGTCGTGGTTCGTGAAGGGCGAGACCATCCTCAGGGACATCCACTGACCGACGCGTAGCGCCGGCCCCCGGCCCCTCCCGCTCACCCGCCAGGCTCCGGCCGTCGCCGGGTGGCGCTCCTGGCACGGGTCCTGCGAGATTGACCTCAAGTCAACCAGCCGCGGAAGGGTCATGTTCGGCGCCGGTCGCTTGCTCAGCACGGTCGGGCGCGCCGTTGAGACGCGCCGCTACGCGAAGATCTACAGCGGGCTCCACGACAACCTGGACGTGGAGACCCACCTGCGCGAAGCCGCAGGCTGGATCGCACGCGCTCAGGACGCCGGCCCGGATGCCGGGGTGGCCTACGGCGCGCGGTTCGGCAAGTCGTTCCTGCCCAGCTACCCGGAGACCACGGGCTACATCGTTCCCATCGTGCTGCGCCTGGGGCGCGTATGGAACGACGTGAGCCTCCACGAGCGCGCCGTGCGGATGGGCGACTGGGAGATCGACGTGCAGATGCCGTGCGGCGCGGTGATGGGTGGCATGGTGACCGAGCCTCCGACCCCGGCGGTGTTCAATACCGGGCAGGTGCTCCTCGGGTGGGCCGCGCTGGCGCGGGAGACGGGCGCCGGCCGGTTCCTCGACGCGGCACGCAGGGCCGCCGAATGGCTGGTCGGGGTGCAGGAGGCCGACGGCAACTGGCGGGAAGGCAACTCGCGCTTCGCGCACGCCGGTGCCACGGTCTACAACGTGCGGGCGGCTTGGGGCTTGTACGAGGTGGGCGAGCTGGCGGGCGAGGACCGCTTCCGCCAGGCGGCGCTGCGCAACGCCGCATTCGCGTTGTCCCGGCAGGCCGCGAACGGCTGGTTCAGCGACTGTTGCCTGAGCGAGCCGGCGCGCCCGCTGCTGCACACGATCGCCTACACCATGGAGGGCCTGCTCGAGATCGGGCTGCTGCGGCGCGACGCCGGGATGATCGCGGCCGCGCGCCGCACCGCCGACGCGCTGGTCGCGATCCTGGGCCCGGACGGATACCTCCCCGGCCGGCTGCGGCCGGACTTCTCGGCGGCGGCCACGTGGTGCTGCCTGACGGGCAGCGCCCAGACGTCCATCGTGCTCTCCAGGCTCGCCACCTGCACCGGCGAGGGCCGCTATCGCGACGCGGCGCGGCGCATCAACCGCTACCTGATGGCCCGCCACGACATTTCCTCGGCGGATCCGGCGATCCGCGGGGGTCTGGCGGGGTCGTGGCCGGTAGACGGCGACTACGGCAGGCTGATGATCCTCAACTGGGCCACCGCGTTCCTGATCGACGCGCTGCTCTGGGAGCGGGAAGCCTCGTGCTGAAGGCGCTCAAGGAGCGCCTGCTGCCGGGGGGGGCGAGGCGCAGCTGGAACCGGTGGCGCAACCGGTTCCTCCGTCGCGTGACGGCCCGCCGGCTGGCCGGCGACCTCCGGCGCCTCGGTCTGGCCGAGGGCGACCTCGTCTGCGTGCACAGCTCGCTGAGCGGCGTGGGGTACCTGGTGCGCGGCGCCGACACCGTGATCGAGGCCCTGTGCGCCGCGGTCGGCGAGCGGGGCACTGTGATGATGCCCACCTTCTCGGGCGGCGACAGCACGTACCGCTACGTGAAGAGCGGCCCGCCGCCGTTCGATGCTGCGGTCGCGCCCGTCACCACCGGGACGCTCCCGGATCGGTTCCGGACGTGGCCGGGCGTCCGGCGCAGCCTTCACCCCACGCACTCGGTGGCCGCCCGGGGCCCGCTCGCCGAGCGGCTGCTCGAAGGCCACGAGCGGTCGGAGACCCCGTTCGGCGACGCGACGCCGTACGCCCGACTCGAAGCCCTGGGTGGCAAGGTCCTGCTGCTCAACAGCAACGCCAACAGCCTGCTGCATCGGGTGCAGGAAGCGATGGACTGGCCGAACCATTACCGCCCGGAGCGGTACGATCTCCAGGTGGTCGCCCCCGATGGCCTGCGCACGGTGCGTACCGCCGTCCACGGCCCCGGATTCTTCCAGCGGGTGGTGCTGCCGGGCCGGGAGGAAGGCGAGTGGCGGACCCTCCACATGCCCTGGTACGGCCTGCAGTTCATGCTCCCGGAGGCCGAGGGTGGGGAGCTGGAGCGGTTGCATCCGGACGCCGCCCAGAGGCTGGCCGAGCGCCGGGCGTGGCTCGAGCGGGAGGGCATCGTCCGCTTCGGCCGGGTGGGATACGCGCCCGCGGCGCTGCTGGACGCCGCGCGGTACGGCCGCCGCATCGCGGACGACCTGCGCGCCGAGGTCGCCGCCCACCCCTCGTGCTACGAGCCGGCGCGCATGGAAGCGCTGGCGGCGGCACGGAGCCCGCACTAGCGGAACGGCCGCCGGCCCCGGCGTGACCGGCGGCGCGGAGTTCGCGCCAGCGGCGCATCGACCGGCGCGGCAGCTCGTCCGGCCGGCAGTCCCTTCGGCCCTGCCTCGCGGGCGTCTCCTTCCACAGCTCCCGGATCCCCTCCCACCGACGACAGCGTGGCCGCCGCCGCGCGATGGCGATGAACAGCAGGATGAAGCCGACCGAGATCAGCTCGATCAGCAGGGCGGCGATGGCGATGCCGAGCCAGGCGAGCACCATGGGGACCCCGGTCGCGGGCGGCCGGGCGCG
This genomic interval from Gemmatimonadales bacterium contains the following:
- a CDS encoding transglycosylase SLT domain-containing protein, which produces MAVVRSLYERQSLVLVRHLYERMRRRTLLYRWLAVAAAVAAIGIGVRLYVVNRRIETIRRQAADVFYRMKTLELEVAHLQPGTAERKEYADQRARLEGVYADWNGQLDKASSDPGDVRAIRAAVARLGEAPMLVSDGFISDVRQRVAQWRRTSEFSSALRTATDRGYPALIESVLTANSLPRDLVYLGFQESRFRPAAVGPDTRFGIAKGMWQLLPSTAREYGLRVGPLVGQPRYDPRDQRYDVALATKAAVKYMGDLYMVDAQGSGLLVMASYNAGQTLVRRLLLSLPATPQDRNFWQVLEHHRDDIPDETYGYVVGIVAAAAAAADPQAFGLRGL
- a CDS encoding AAC(3) family N-acetyltransferase, with amino-acid sequence MLKALKERLLPGGARRSWNRWRNRFLRRVTARRLAGDLRRLGLAEGDLVCVHSSLSGVGYLVRGADTVIEALCAAVGERGTVMMPTFSGGDSTYRYVKSGPPPFDAAVAPVTTGTLPDRFRTWPGVRRSLHPTHSVAARGPLAERLLEGHERSETPFGDATPYARLEALGGKVLLLNSNANSLLHRVQEAMDWPNHYRPERYDLQVVAPDGLRTVRTAVHGPGFFQRVVLPGREEGEWRTLHMPWYGLQFMLPEAEGGELERLHPDAAQRLAERRAWLEREGIVRFGRVGYAPAALLDAARYGRRIADDLRAEVAAHPSCYEPARMEALAAARSPH